Proteins from a single region of Gambusia affinis linkage group LG12, SWU_Gaff_1.0, whole genome shotgun sequence:
- the LOC122841320 gene encoding zonadhesin-like isoform X1: MLGKLHTDLWITVSLIFLAYLDSMSRAENDLSLVKLPGWKDTSDYVGQCFYSQHGNLSCDWTRSQAGDGTVEILASHPLTITGKACLEFWHLASGDTLRALLKSGMRQVEIWTSPPLPRDAWRQVLVPLNLTEPGTQVIFEAVHPLTADQTTLKQIGVRSGSCRNQCDSNTDLWTGDSTRCLCSVGQLFCFLSHCPQGQICDPQRYDPRNLYPSGICTIHSNTDCRTFDGALFRFTSPCTYVLAKTCSASEALPQFTVEVVNTQTSNASQPIIQQINVNLGNMRVSLLKSQTHWVVVNGIWRELPLNLNNNTIHIESNAAAIEVGSSSGVSVSFDNTGALQLRLPLQYSDRVCGLCGNFNQIPGDDLLKPDGTKAESATALAESWQTGGNVSSCEAIQVPQQCNPQDEAHYSSENYCGLLRSGSGPFASCLPDVGAESYFHACLLGLCSAHGDQKVLCEALKAYADVCQEAGIAIPTWRNSTFCSLECGENSHYNSCADGCPEVCSSLDQMGLCGSCEERCECNPGFKLSGDKCVPAEHCGCWYNGKHYESGEMTVEADCVQQCQCIGNDTMQCTAMRCASDEVCKEKNGIKGCFPFKPATCNVYGDPHYVTFDKLAYSFQGGCAYILTTTCGKHSTVQFTVIGLNSHPTGQNFTRAKLEAVVLQLDGLDLTLNQSGQVDVHGVSVRLPYSTNGSYGSVWIYVKKDYTILETTFGLKLWIDGHGRLFLQVDERYKYELCGLCGTYSEYQEDDFMMPGGHIASGSFEFGDSWRTRTNEECMAYPNDPRECDNDGTVANEECSMVFHGAFEACHEYVHPSIYFSSCVYDYCATSGDQLTFCESLKSYATACQVEGVELSSWQIGTICDFSTVVPTNPGTTSSNINSCPLNCSFDTSICGWEQLIQDSFDWTRLSGSTPSNFTGPNQDHTTGAGFYMYLEGDDVTFGDSARLLSPSCQLDGPICFHFWYHMHGSATSMIMNVYQLQGNKATKVWGIVDNKGPEWQLGKADLKISGPFKLIIEGIRGSTAQSDLAIDDIAITSGSCLDAFPNVTGTTKVPTSHQICNFDCSFLNGLCTWQQMITDAFDWERNNGSTPTEMTGPSSDHTGDGHYIYIESSNVTYGDAARLISSQCANTGPQCLQFWYHMYGSADRMGLNIYLLENKVAKAVWEKRNNHGNMWHLAQVDLNTTVEFQIIFEGQRGSNDQSDVAIDDITLHQGRCSDLSGIGTVLPAKPDFKTTTSPGVNSSTMMAPEPTRGNVTTTPSVTSPTTTGLEPPVRNVTVPPSVTSLGTTALEASMLNGTAEVPTLSAVPQTIKPMSNPTARPQVPASTNQAPTNETEPQPSPTGGPHPTTAQGNVTAGPQVPATTNQTPTNETEAQPSPTGVPHPTTAQGNVTAGPQVPATTNQAPTNETEPQPSPTGVPHPTTAQGNVTAGPQVPATTNQAPTNETEPQPVPTVGPHPTTAQDNATAGPQVPATTNQAPTNETEHQPSPTVGPHPTTAQGNVTAGPQVPATTNQAPTNETEPQPVPTVGPHPTTAQDNATAGPHVLATTNQAPTNETEPQPSPTGGPHPTTAQGNVTAGPQVPATTNQAPTNETEHQPSPTVGPHPTTAQDNATAGPHVPATTNQAPTNETEPQPSPTGGPHPTTAQGNVTAGPQVPATTNQAPTNETEHQPSPTGGPHPSTAQGNATVWPKFPASSPETSLQPPNSTKSQTPQFPPTSESQVPTLRPNLSTNPTMRPQQTVPQPGTPHVSTPSCAENSHYTTCIPACSPTCKSLTGPPHCSSEISCASGCVCDDGFVQKGSVCVPVQKCGCIDRNGETHQFNEVWYTSHCRQKCECEEDDGEGKTDCKDIDGCEDDAVCLQLETGKYYCKSTDFGECIIQGDPLYKTFDKLKHDFSGRNLYVLVRTKNLPKNLPEIYIEGTNACTDDSSEETERSEISGDDEEEEHKRILQDLKIKVYNHTVELKHKRKVFVDGQRIKASGSAAPGVEIQMQSSRIYLKTDFGLSVKFSGHCKTDIILPFLYKRRVEGLCGNFDGRKTNDKVKPDGTIAKNTQEFGKSWSVHN; the protein is encoded by the exons ATGCTTGGCAAGCTCCACACAGATTTGTGGATCACTGTATCGCTAATCTTTTTGGCCTATTTGGACTCGATGTCCAg agctgaaaatgatttgtctttggtaaaattACCAGGGTGGAAGGACACCTCAG ATTATGTCGGCCAGTGTTTCTACAGCCAACATGGGAATCTGTCTTGTGACTGGACAAGAAGCCAAGCAG GAGATGGTACAGTGGAAATACTGGCAAGCCATCCACTGACCATCACTGGCAAGGCTTGCTTGGAGTTCTGGCATCTGGCTTCAGGCGATACGTTGCGTGCTTTGCTGAAAAGTGGCATGAGGCAAGTGGAAATCTGGACTTCTCCTCCGCTCCCAAGAGATGCATGGAGACAAGTCTTGGTGCCCCTGAACCTCACTGAACCAGGCACTCAG GTCATATTTGAAGCTGTCCATCCACTGACTGCAGATCAGACTACTTTAAAACAGATTGGCGTAAGAAGTGGATCATGTA GAAACCAGTGTGACTCAAACACTGACCTGTGGACTGGTGACTCCACACGCTGCCTGTGCTCAGTTGGTCAGCTGTTCTGCTTTCTCTCTCATTGCCCTCAGGGCCAAATATGTGATCCTCAAAGATATGATCCCAGGAACCTTTACCCTTCTGGCATATGCACTATTCACAGCAACACGGATTGTCGCACCTTTGATGGTGCATTGTTTCGCTTCACTTCCCCCTGCACATATGTACTGGCTAAAACGTGTTCAGCATCTGAAGCTCTGCCACAATTCACAGTTGAGGTAGTGAACACGCAAACCAGCAATGCGTCGCAGCCTATCATACAGCAAATTAATGTAAACCTGGGGAATATGAGGGTATCCTTGCTAAAGAGTCAGACCCATTGGGTTGTG GTTAATGGCATCTGGCGAGAGCTTCCACTAAACCTGAACAATAATACAATCCATATTGAAAGCAACGCTGCTGCCATAGAAGTGGGAAGCAGTTCTGGAGTATCTGTTTCCTTCGACAATACTGGGGCTCTTCAGCTCAGACTTCCATTACAATATTCTGATAGGGTTTGTGGCTTGTGTGGCAACTTCAATCAGATCCCAGGAGATGACTTGCTCAAGCCTGATGGCACAAAAGCTGAAAGCGCCACAGCTTTGGCTGAGAGTTGGCAAACTGGGGGAAATGTCTCCTCCTGTGAAGCCATTCAAGTACCACAACAGTGCAACCCACAGGATGAGGCTCATTACAGCAGTGAGAATTACTGTGGACTCCTTCGTTCTGGCTCTGGGCCCTTTGCATCCTGTCTGCCAGATGTAGGTGCAGAGAGCTATTTCCATGCTTGTTTACTTGGCTTGTGTTCTGCTCATGGTGATCAAAAAGTGCTATGTGAAGCACTGAAAGCCTATGCAGATGTCTGCCAAGAGGCTGGAATTGCCATACCCACATGGAGGAACTCTACTTTCTGCT CGCTAGAGTGTGGCGAGAACAGCCATTATAATTCATGTGCTGATGGCTGTCCAGAGGTGTGCTCCAGTCTAGATCAAATGGGTTTATGTGGTAGCTGTGAAGAAAGATGTGAGTGCAACCCTGGGTTCAAGCTCAGTGGGGATAAGTGTGTCCCAGCTGAGCATTGTGGGTGCTGGTATAATGGAAAACACTATGAG AGTGGGGAAATGACTGTGGAAGCAGACTGTGTGCAACAGTGCCAATGCATTGGCAATGATACCATGCAATGCACTGCAATGAGATGTGCAAGTGATGAAGTTTGTAAGGAAAAAAATGGCATCAAAGGCTGCTTCCCATTCAAACCTGCCACTTGTAATGTGTATGGCGATCCACATTATGTTACCTTTGACAAACTGGCTTACAGCTTTCAAGGGGGCTGTGCTTACATTCTCACTACAACATGTGGCAAGCACAGCACAGTGCAGTTCACTGTAATTGGCTTAAACAGCCACCCTACTGGACAAAATTTTACTAGAGCTAAACTTGAAGCCGTGGTTCTTCAGCTTGATGGACTGGATCTCACCTTGAATCAGAGCGGCCAAGTTGAT GTCCATGGTGTCTCTGTCAGACTTCCTTACTCGACCAATGGGTCATATGGCTCAGTGTGGATCTATGTGAAGAAGGATTACACCATTCTGGAGACTACCTTTGGCTTGAAATTGTGGATAGATGGACATGGCAGGTTGTTCTTGCAAGTGGATGAACGTTACAAATATGAACTCTGTGGTCTGTGTGGCACCTACTCTGAATATCAGGAGGATGACTTCATGATGCCGGGAGGCCATATTGCCTCTGGATCATTTGAATTTGGTGACAGCTGGAGAACTCGTACTAATGAAGA atgcatgGCCTATCCAAATGATCCTAGAGAATGCGACAATGATGGGACTGTGGCCAATGAGGAATGTTCCATGGTTTTTCATGGGGCTTTTGAGGCCTGTCATGAATATGTTCACCCGAGCATCTACTTTAGCAGTTGCGTATATGACTATTGTGCCACAAGTGGGGATCAGCTCACTTTTTGCGAATCCCTGAAATCTTATGCCACAGCATGCCAAGTTGAAGGAGTGGAACTCTCTAGCTGGCAAATTGGCACAATATGTG atttctcaACTGTAGTTCCAACAAATCCAGGCACTACGTCTTCAAACATCAATT ccTGTCCCCTTAACTGCAGCTTTGACACAAGTATATGTGGATGGGAGCAGCTCATTCAAGACAGTTTTGACTGGACAAGACTTTCTGGATCTACACCATCAAATTTCACAGGACCAAACCAGGACCACACTACAGGAG CTGGTTTTTACATGTACCTTGAGGGAGATGATGTAACCTTTGGAGATTCTGCTCGACTGTTGAGCCCATCATGCCAGCTTGATGGCCCAATCTGCTTCCACTTCTGGTACCACATGCATGGTTCAGCCACCAGTATGATTATGAATGTCTACCAACTCCAAGGTAATAAGGCTACAAAGGTTTGGGGTATAGTGGACAACAAAGGACCTGAGTGGCAGTTGGGAAAAGCTGACCTGAAAATATCTGGTCCATTCAAG TTAATAATTGAGGGAATTCGAGGCTCCACTGCTCAGTCAGACCTGGCTATAGATGACATTGCTATTACTTCTGGGTCATGCTTGG ATGCCTTCCCCAATGTAACTGGAACTACAAAAGTACCCACATCACACCAAA TCTGCAACTTTGACTGTAGCTTCCTGAATGGCTTATGCACTTGGCAGCAGATGATCACTGACGCATTTGATTGGGAAAGGAACAATGGCTCCACCCCTACTGAGATGACTGGTCCCTCTAGTGACCACACTGGTG ATGGCCACTACATCTATATTGAGTCTTCGAACGTGACGTATGGTGACGCAGCTCGTCTTATCAGCTCCCAGTGTGCAAACACTGGTCCTCAGTGTCTGCAGTTCTGGTACCATATGTATGGATCAGCAGACAGAATGGGCCTCAATATTTACCTACTTGAGAACAAAGTAGCTAAGGCAGTCTGGGAGAAGAGGAACAACCATGGCAATATGTGGCACTTGGCCCAGGTTGATCTGAACACAACCGTAGAGTTTCAG ATTATCTTTGAGGGACAGAGGGGTTCCAATGATCAATCAGATGTGGCCATAGATGATATAACACTGCACCAAGGAAGATGTTCAg ATCTGAGTGGCATAGGTACAGTTCTTCCTGCTAAACCGGATTTTAAAACGACAACCAGCCCAGGTGTCAATTCATCCACCATGATGGCTCCAGAACCCACAAGAGGAAATGTTACAACAACCCCAAGTGTCACTTCACCTACCACAACAGGTCTGGAACCTCCAGTGAGAAACGTTACTGTGCCCCCCAGTGTCACTTCTCTTGGCACAACCGCTCTGGAAGCCTCCATGCTGAATGGCACAGCTGAGGTGCCAACTCTGAGTGCTGTGCCACAAACAATTAAACCAATGAGCAATCCTACTGCTAGACCACAGGTTCCAGCTTCAACCAACCAAGCACCCACCAATGAGACTGAACCCCAGCCTTCACCCACAGGTGGGCCACATCCTACAACTGCACAAGGCAATGTTACTGCTGGGCCCCAGGTTCCTGCTACAACCAACCAGACACCCACAAATGAGACTGAAGCCCAGCCTTCACCCACAGGTGTGCCACATCCTACAACTGCACAAGGCAATGTTACTGCTGGGCCCCAGGTTCCTGCTACAACCAACCAAGCACCCACCAATGAGACTGAACCTCAGCCTTCACCCACAGGTGTGCCACATCCTACAACTGCACAAGGCAATGTTACTGCTGGGCCCCAGGTTCCTGCTACAACCAACCAAGCACCCACCAATGAGACTGAACCCCAGCCTGTACCCACAGTTGGGCCACATCCTACAACTGCACAAGACAATGCTACTGCTGGGCCCCAGGTTCCTGCTACAACCAACCAGGCACCCACCAATGAGACTGAACACCAGCCTTCACCCACAGTTGGGCCACATCCTACAACTGCACAAGGCAATGTTACTGCTGGGCCCCAGGTTCCTGCTACAACCAACCAAGCACCCACCAATGAGACTGAACCCCAGCCTGTACCCACAGTTGGGCCACATCCTACAACTGCACAAGACAATGCTACTGCTGGGCCCCATGTTCTGGCTACAACCAACCAAGCACCCACCAATGAGACTGAACCCCAGCCTTCACCCACAGGTGGGCCACATCCTACAACTGCACAAGGCAATGTTACTGCTGGGCCCCAGGTTCCTGCTACAACCAACCAGGCACCCACCAATGAGACTGAACACCAGCCTTCACCCACAGTTGGGCCACATCCTACAACTGCACAAGACAATGCTACTGCTGGGCCCCATGTTCCGGCTACAACCAACCAAGCACCCACCAATGAGACTGAACCCCAGCCTTCACCCACAGGTGGGCCACATCCTACAACTGCACAAGGCAATGTTACTGCTGGGCCCCAGGTTCCTGCTACAACCAACCAGGCACCCACCAATGAGACTGAACACCAGCCTTCACCCACAGGTGGGCCACATCCTTCAACTGCACAAGGCAATGCCACTGTTTGGCCTAAATTCCCAGCATCTTCCCCAGAGACCAGTTTACAGCCTCCAAATTCAACTAAATCACAAACACCTCAATTTCCACCCACAAGTGAATCACAAGTACCAACATTGAGGCCGAACCTTTCCACTAATCCTACAATGAGACCCCAACAAACTGTTCCACAACCAGGAACGCCACATGTTTCAA CACCCTCTTGTGCAGAGAACAGTCACTACACCACTTGCATTCCTGCATGCAGCCCTACATGCAAAAGCCTGACTGGTCCACCACACTGCAGTTCAGAGATTTCTTGTGCATCAGGATGTGTATGTGATGATGGCTTTGTACAAAAAGGGAGTGTTTGTGTGCCTGTACAGAAGTGTGGATGTATTGACAGGAATGGTGAAACTCACCAG TTCAATGAAGTATGGTACACCAGTCACTGCAGGCAGAAATGTGAGTGTGAAGAAGATGACGGAGAGGGAAAGACTGACTGCAAAGACATAGATGGGTGTGAAGATGATGCTGTGTGCCTTCAACTTGAAACGGGCAAATATTATTGCAAGTCTACAG ACTTTGGTGAATGCATCATCCAGGGAGACCCACTGtacaaaacatttgataaacTGAAACATGATTTTAGTGGGAGAAACTTGTATGTGCTGGTGAGAACCAAAAATTTGCCAAAGAATCTCCCAGAAATCTATATAGAAGGCACAAATGCATGCACTGATGATAGCAGCGAGGAAACGGAGAGAAGTGAAATCAGTGgagatgatgaggaagaggagcacaAACGAATATTGCAGGACCTTAAAATTAAAGTCTACAATCACACCGTAGAACTTAAGCACAAGAGGAAAGTGTTT GTGGATGGACAAAGAATTAAAGCTTCAGGTTCAGCAGCTCCTGGCGTTGAGATCCAAATGCAGTCTTCTCGTATCTACCTAAAGACAGATTTTGGTCTGTCTGTGAAGTTCAGTGGACACTGTAAAACTG ATATCATTCTGCCGTTCCTTTATAAAAGGAGAGTGGAAGGTTTGTGTGGAAACTTTGATGGCCGAAAGACGAATGACAAAGTGAAACCAGATGGAACCATTGCCAAGAATACACAAGAATTTGGCAAAAGCTGGAGTGTGCATAACTAA